Proteins from a single region of Gordonia hongkongensis:
- a CDS encoding M24 family metallopeptidase codes for MYLGAQLFTDSEYEQRLTRVRELMDRQGLSAIIVTDPANIFYLIGYNAWSFYTPQMLFVPIDGEMIFYAREMDAHGAHRTSWLPADQIVGYPESYVQRPHLHPFDWVAWSLRQRHQIAPASKAGSVGLEMDSHFFSPKAYRALFNAIPEWKLVDNFELVNWVRSVKSDAEIQLMRQAGMVCSEAMRAAIDTIDIGVRQCDAAAAISQAQITGTPEYGGDYPAIVPMMPTGAAADTPHLTWHQGTFVEDEAVVIELTGAHNRYHCPLARTVSLGTPSKDLDYVAKATAEGLNNVLEAIKPGVATRELASTWNWTLAKYGLEKPSRLGYSIGIGYPPDWGERTISIRSEDESVLETNMTFHIVCGMWMDNYGFELSESVRVSPTGVECFTDFPRELIQK; via the coding sequence ATGTACCTGGGTGCTCAGCTGTTCACCGACAGCGAGTACGAACAGCGCCTGACACGGGTCCGCGAACTCATGGACCGTCAGGGGCTCTCGGCCATCATCGTCACCGATCCAGCGAACATCTTCTATCTGATCGGCTACAACGCGTGGTCGTTCTACACCCCGCAGATGCTGTTCGTGCCGATCGACGGCGAGATGATCTTCTACGCCCGGGAGATGGATGCGCATGGCGCACATCGCACGTCGTGGTTGCCTGCCGACCAGATCGTCGGCTACCCGGAGAGTTACGTGCAGCGCCCACATCTGCACCCGTTCGACTGGGTCGCCTGGTCACTGCGACAGCGCCACCAGATCGCACCGGCGTCCAAGGCCGGCTCGGTGGGGCTGGAGATGGACTCGCATTTCTTCTCTCCCAAAGCCTATCGGGCGCTGTTCAACGCGATCCCGGAGTGGAAACTCGTCGACAACTTCGAACTCGTCAACTGGGTGCGGTCGGTGAAGTCCGACGCCGAGATTCAGCTGATGCGGCAAGCCGGGATGGTGTGCTCGGAGGCCATGCGCGCCGCGATCGACACCATCGACATCGGGGTCCGGCAATGCGATGCGGCCGCGGCCATCTCGCAGGCGCAGATCACGGGCACCCCGGAGTACGGCGGCGACTACCCGGCGATCGTCCCGATGATGCCCACCGGCGCGGCGGCCGACACCCCGCACCTCACGTGGCACCAGGGCACTTTCGTCGAGGACGAGGCGGTCGTCATCGAATTGACCGGTGCGCACAACCGATATCACTGTCCGCTTGCCCGGACGGTGTCCCTCGGCACCCCGAGCAAAGACCTGGACTACGTCGCCAAGGCAACCGCCGAGGGCCTGAACAACGTGCTGGAGGCCATCAAGCCGGGCGTGGCCACGCGCGAGCTCGCCTCGACGTGGAACTGGACGCTCGCGAAGTACGGCCTCGAGAAGCCCTCGCGCCTGGGCTATTCGATCGGCATCGGCTACCCGCCCGACTGGGGCGAGCGCACGATCAGCATCCGCAGCGAGGACGAGTCGGTGCTGGAGACGAACATGACCTTCCACATCGTCTGCGGAATGTGGATGGACAACTACGGTTTCGAGCTGTCCGAGTCGGTCCGGGTCAGTCCGACCGGCGTCGAATGCTTCACCGACTTCCCGCGCGAACTGATCCAGAAGTAG
- a CDS encoding PLP-dependent aminotransferase family protein, translating to MTTTETAYQNRHSAPTLPLAGRAKDLVGSMIDSSTSLLAAQSHDIVRFAMGSPADEAVPADEFRQIAGEILDHTSFTYGATEGEPRLLQLLVDYLATTPDPSSLDRLVITTGGMQGLDLACKLFVDPGDLVIVESPTYTNGSATALSYGAQLLEVPVDDDGMQVDQLEALVARTRQTPKAIYTIPTFQNPSGVTMSEERRRELLRLAHTWGSVIIDDDPYGLLRFAGTDIPTFQTLSPGDPLIFSVRTFSKILAPGWRVGWVDADPSLRQLLINGKQAMDTCTNVPNQHIVAEYIARGGLEDHLAGIRLLYRERKEAMLDAIRRHLGDRVVTTDPEGGFFLWVTLRDEFAEIDTRELFEVALADGVAFIPGPALSPGGRFRNSMRLCFASSTPERIDEGVRRLTASLEKMAG from the coding sequence GTGACCACAACCGAAACCGCCTATCAGAACCGACATTCGGCACCAACACTGCCGTTGGCGGGCCGCGCCAAGGACCTCGTCGGTTCGATGATCGACTCGTCGACCTCGCTGCTCGCCGCGCAGTCCCACGACATCGTGCGGTTCGCGATGGGCTCCCCCGCGGACGAGGCCGTACCGGCCGACGAGTTCCGTCAGATCGCCGGTGAGATCCTCGATCACACCTCGTTCACCTACGGTGCCACGGAAGGCGAACCCCGGCTGCTGCAACTGCTCGTCGACTATCTCGCCACGACCCCCGACCCGTCGTCCCTCGACCGGTTGGTCATCACCACCGGCGGGATGCAGGGACTCGACCTCGCCTGCAAGCTGTTCGTCGATCCCGGGGATCTGGTCATCGTCGAGTCCCCCACGTACACCAATGGCAGTGCGACTGCGCTGTCCTACGGCGCGCAGTTGCTCGAGGTTCCCGTCGACGACGACGGCATGCAGGTCGATCAGCTCGAAGCGCTCGTCGCACGCACCCGTCAGACGCCGAAAGCGATCTACACGATCCCGACATTCCAGAATCCCTCCGGCGTCACCATGTCCGAGGAGCGCCGCCGCGAACTGCTGCGGCTGGCGCACACCTGGGGGTCGGTCATCATCGACGACGACCCGTACGGGCTGTTGCGGTTCGCCGGCACCGACATCCCGACCTTCCAGACGCTCAGCCCCGGCGACCCGCTGATCTTCTCGGTGCGCACGTTCTCCAAGATCCTCGCGCCGGGCTGGCGTGTCGGCTGGGTCGACGCCGATCCCTCCCTACGCCAGCTGCTGATCAACGGCAAGCAGGCGATGGACACCTGCACCAACGTGCCCAACCAGCACATCGTCGCCGAGTACATCGCCCGCGGCGGACTCGAGGACCATCTCGCCGGGATTCGCCTGCTGTACCGCGAGCGCAAAGAGGCCATGCTCGACGCCATCAGACGTCATCTCGGCGATCGGGTGGTGACCACGGACCCCGAGGGCGGCTTCTTCCTGTGGGTCACGTTGCGCGACGAGTTCGCCGAGATCGACACGCGAGAACTCTTCGAGGTCGCGCTCGCGGACGGGGTGGCGTTCATTCCCGGCCCCGCGCTGTCGCCCGGTGGACGCTTCCGCAACTCGATGCGTCTCTGCTTCGCGTCGAGCACCCCGGAACGGATCGACGAGGGTGTCCGACGTCTCACGGCCAGTCTTGAGAAGATGGCCGGGTGA